Proteins from a single region of Hypomesus transpacificus isolate Combined female chromosome 9, fHypTra1, whole genome shotgun sequence:
- the slc6a22.2 gene encoding solute carrier family 6 member 22, tandem duplicate 2 isoform X2, whose product MNESLVKTKLMSLAGRLVTPEPKLQERGQWSSKIEFLLAVSGNIIGLGNVWRFPYLCYKNGGGAFFVPYVLFLFTCGIPLFLLETSLGQFTSQGGITCWRKICPLFEGLGYGSQVVVLYSGVYYIVILAWAFLYLFSSFSSELPWASCQNSWNTDNCFEHDKNNTDHLLGKTKSSDVEFWERRILGLSGGIEEIGNIRWELALCLLLCWIICYFCVWNGVKSTGKVVYFTATFPYVMLGVLLVRGLTLPGAIDGIKFYLYPDPARLADPQVWMDAGSQIFYSYGLCTGVLTALGSYNKYNNNCYRDCIYLCLLNSLTSFVAGFAIFSVLGFMAYEQDTDISMVAESGPGLAFIAYPRAVAMMPVPQLWATFFFIMIILLGLDSEFVNYESLVTAISDMYPSFFRLGYRRKLLLLVMCVGSFLLGLLMITEGGLYVFQLFDYYACSGSTLLFFAIFQSVCIGWIYDRLNDNIKDMIGYHPLAFIKYCWQYITPAICIATFIFSQVKHTPVQFNNNYEYPWWGYAIGGFLTLSSTLIVPFWMLYCISTTPGTLRQRIAKLCTPAEDLPKISPNKALNPAAFQTFTELCTLRIIETTSSR is encoded by the exons ATGAATGAATCACTGGTGAAGACAAAGCTGATGAGTCTTGCGGGCCGGCTAGTGACCCCTGAACCCAAACTACAAGAGAGGGGTCAATGGAGCAGTAAAATTGAATTTTTGCTGGCAGTCTCTGGAAACATCATTGGTCTGGGTAACGTCTGGCGGTTTCCTTACCTATGCTACAAAAATGGAGGAG GGGCTTTCTTCGTACCTTATGTCTTATTCTTGTTCACCTGCGgaattcctctcttcctcttggaGACATCTTTGGGTCAATTCACCAGTCAGGGTGGAATCACTTGTTGGAGGAAAATTTGCCCACTATTTGAAG GCTTGGGTTATGGAAGTCAAGTCGTTGTTTTATACTCTGGGGTGTATTACATCGTCATTCTGGCTTGGGCATTCCTCTACCTGTTCTCTTCCTTCAGCTCTGAACTGCCCTGGGCTAGCTGTCAAAACAGTTGGAATACAG ACAACTGCTTTGAACATGACAAAAATAACACAGATCATCTCCTTGGGAAGACAAAATCATCGGACGTAGAATTCTGGGA GAGAAGGATATTGGGTTTATCAGGAGGAATTGAGGAGATAGGAAATATTCGTTGGGAACTGGCACTGTGTCTCCTACTGTGCTGGATCATCTGTTACTTCTGTGTCTGGAATGGAGTGAAGTCAACAGGAAAG GTGGTTTACTTCACTGCCACCTTCCCCTATGTGATGCTGGGGGTGTTGCTAGTCCGCGGACTCACACTGCCAGGGGCCATAGATGGTATCAAGTTCTACCTGTATCCTGACCCAGCCCGTCTTGCTGACCCTCAG GTATGGATGGATGCTGGGAGCCAGATATTTTACTCTTATGGACTTTGCACTGGTGTTTTGACAGCTTTAGGGAGCTACAACAAGTATAATAACAACTGCTACAG aGACTGTATATACCTCTGCCTCCTAAACAGTTTGACCAGCTTTGTTGCTGGTTTTGCCATCTTCTCTGTGCTGGGTTTCATGGCTTATGAGCAAGATACTGACATCTCAATGGTGGCTGAATCAG GTCCTGGCTTAGCATTCATTGCCTATCCTCGTGCAGTGGCCATGATGCCAGTACCTCAGCTTTGGGCTACTTTTTTCTTCATTATGATAATCTTACTTGGATTGGACAGCGAG TTTGTGAATTATGAGTCCTTGGTCACAGCTATCTCCGATAtgtatccttcctttttccgcCTTGGTTACCGTCGTAAACTCCTCCTACTTGTCATGTGTGTGGGGAGCTTCCTCCTTGGCCTACTGATGATCACAGAA GGTGGACTGTACGTGTTTCAGCTGTTTGACTATTACGCTTGTAGTGGAAGCACTCTTCTGTTCTTTGCCATTTTCCAGTCTGTTTGTATTGGATGGATATATG ACCGCCTAAACGATAACATAAAGGACATGATTGGCTACCATCCTTTGGCATTCATAAAATATTGTTGGCAGTACATCACACCAGCTATCTGTATT GCCACATTTATTTTCTCCCAGGTCAAACATACCCCTGTCCAATTTAACAACAACTATGAGTACCCCTGGTGGGGCTATGCCATTGGTGGGTTTCTTACACTCTCGTCAACGCTCATTGTTCCTTTCTGGATGCTGTACTGTATTTCTACCACCCCTGGCACGCTCAGACAG AGGATTGCAAAGCTATGCACTCCTGCAGAGGACCTGCCTAAAATATCTCCAAATAAGGCCTTAAACCCTGCAGCATTCCAGACATTTACAGAATTGTGTACACTGCGAATAATAGAAACAACTAGTTCCAGGTAA
- the slc6a22.2 gene encoding solute carrier family 6 member 22, tandem duplicate 2 isoform X1 — protein sequence MNESLVKTKLMSLAGRLVTPEPKLQERGQWSSKIEFLLAVSGNIIGLGNVWRFPYLCYKNGGGAFFVPYVLFLFTCGIPLFLLETSLGQFTSQGGITCWRKICPLFEGLGYGSQVVVLYSGVYYIVILAWAFLYLFSSFSSELPWASCQNSWNTDNCFEHDKNNTDHLLGKTKSSDVEFWERRILGLSGGIEEIGNIRWELALCLLLCWIICYFCVWNGVKSTGKVVYFTATFPYVMLGVLLVRGLTLPGAIDGIKFYLYPDPARLADPQVWMDAGSQIFYSYGLCTGVLTALGSYNKYNNNCYRDCIYLCLLNSLTSFVAGFAIFSVLGFMAYEQDTDISMVAESGPGLAFIAYPRAVAMMPVPQLWATFFFIMIILLGLDSEFVNYESLVTAISDMYPSFFRLGYRRKLLLLVMCVGSFLLGLLMITEGGLYVFQLFDYYACSGSTLLFFAIFQSVCIGWIYGADRLNDNIKDMIGYHPLAFIKYCWQYITPAICIATFIFSQVKHTPVQFNNNYEYPWWGYAIGGFLTLSSTLIVPFWMLYCISTTPGTLRQRIAKLCTPAEDLPKISPNKALNPAAFQTFTELCTLRIIETTSSR from the exons ATGAATGAATCACTGGTGAAGACAAAGCTGATGAGTCTTGCGGGCCGGCTAGTGACCCCTGAACCCAAACTACAAGAGAGGGGTCAATGGAGCAGTAAAATTGAATTTTTGCTGGCAGTCTCTGGAAACATCATTGGTCTGGGTAACGTCTGGCGGTTTCCTTACCTATGCTACAAAAATGGAGGAG GGGCTTTCTTCGTACCTTATGTCTTATTCTTGTTCACCTGCGgaattcctctcttcctcttggaGACATCTTTGGGTCAATTCACCAGTCAGGGTGGAATCACTTGTTGGAGGAAAATTTGCCCACTATTTGAAG GCTTGGGTTATGGAAGTCAAGTCGTTGTTTTATACTCTGGGGTGTATTACATCGTCATTCTGGCTTGGGCATTCCTCTACCTGTTCTCTTCCTTCAGCTCTGAACTGCCCTGGGCTAGCTGTCAAAACAGTTGGAATACAG ACAACTGCTTTGAACATGACAAAAATAACACAGATCATCTCCTTGGGAAGACAAAATCATCGGACGTAGAATTCTGGGA GAGAAGGATATTGGGTTTATCAGGAGGAATTGAGGAGATAGGAAATATTCGTTGGGAACTGGCACTGTGTCTCCTACTGTGCTGGATCATCTGTTACTTCTGTGTCTGGAATGGAGTGAAGTCAACAGGAAAG GTGGTTTACTTCACTGCCACCTTCCCCTATGTGATGCTGGGGGTGTTGCTAGTCCGCGGACTCACACTGCCAGGGGCCATAGATGGTATCAAGTTCTACCTGTATCCTGACCCAGCCCGTCTTGCTGACCCTCAG GTATGGATGGATGCTGGGAGCCAGATATTTTACTCTTATGGACTTTGCACTGGTGTTTTGACAGCTTTAGGGAGCTACAACAAGTATAATAACAACTGCTACAG aGACTGTATATACCTCTGCCTCCTAAACAGTTTGACCAGCTTTGTTGCTGGTTTTGCCATCTTCTCTGTGCTGGGTTTCATGGCTTATGAGCAAGATACTGACATCTCAATGGTGGCTGAATCAG GTCCTGGCTTAGCATTCATTGCCTATCCTCGTGCAGTGGCCATGATGCCAGTACCTCAGCTTTGGGCTACTTTTTTCTTCATTATGATAATCTTACTTGGATTGGACAGCGAG TTTGTGAATTATGAGTCCTTGGTCACAGCTATCTCCGATAtgtatccttcctttttccgcCTTGGTTACCGTCGTAAACTCCTCCTACTTGTCATGTGTGTGGGGAGCTTCCTCCTTGGCCTACTGATGATCACAGAA GGTGGACTGTACGTGTTTCAGCTGTTTGACTATTACGCTTGTAGTGGAAGCACTCTTCTGTTCTTTGCCATTTTCCAGTCTGTTTGTATTGGATGGATATATG GTGCAGACCGCCTAAACGATAACATAAAGGACATGATTGGCTACCATCCTTTGGCATTCATAAAATATTGTTGGCAGTACATCACACCAGCTATCTGTATT GCCACATTTATTTTCTCCCAGGTCAAACATACCCCTGTCCAATTTAACAACAACTATGAGTACCCCTGGTGGGGCTATGCCATTGGTGGGTTTCTTACACTCTCGTCAACGCTCATTGTTCCTTTCTGGATGCTGTACTGTATTTCTACCACCCCTGGCACGCTCAGACAG AGGATTGCAAAGCTATGCACTCCTGCAGAGGACCTGCCTAAAATATCTCCAAATAAGGCCTTAAACCCTGCAGCATTCCAGACATTTACAGAATTGTGTACACTGCGAATAATAGAAACAACTAGTTCCAGGTAA
- the slc6a22.2 gene encoding solute carrier family 6 member 22, tandem duplicate 2 isoform X3 translates to MNESLVKTKLMSLAGRLVTPEPKLQERGQWSSKIEFLLAVSGNIIGLGNVWRFPYLCYKNGGGAFFVPYVLFLFTCGIPLFLLETSLGQFTSQGGITCWRKICPLFEGLGYGSQVVVLYSGVYYIVILAWAFLYLFSSFSSELPWASCQNSWNTDNCFEHDKNNTDHLLGKTKSSDVEFWERRILGLSGGIEEIGNIRWELALCLLLCWIICYFCVWNGVKSTGKVVYFTATFPYVMLGVLLVRGLTLPGAIDGIKFYLYPDPARLADPQVWMDAGSQIFYSYGLCTGVLTALGSYNKYNNNCYRDCIYLCLLNSLTSFVAGFAIFSVLGFMAYEQDTDISMVAESGPGLAFIAYPRAVAMMPVPQLWATFFFIMIILLGLDSEFVNYESLVTAISDMYPSFFRLGYRRKLLLLVMCVGSFLLGLLMITEGGLYVFQLFDYYACSGSTLLFFAIFQSVCIGWIYGADRLNDNIKDMIGYHPLAFIKYCWQYITPAICIVKHTPVQFNNNYEYPWWGYAIGGFLTLSSTLIVPFWMLYCISTTPGTLRQRIAKLCTPAEDLPKISPNKALNPAAFQTFTELCTLRIIETTSSR, encoded by the exons ATGAATGAATCACTGGTGAAGACAAAGCTGATGAGTCTTGCGGGCCGGCTAGTGACCCCTGAACCCAAACTACAAGAGAGGGGTCAATGGAGCAGTAAAATTGAATTTTTGCTGGCAGTCTCTGGAAACATCATTGGTCTGGGTAACGTCTGGCGGTTTCCTTACCTATGCTACAAAAATGGAGGAG GGGCTTTCTTCGTACCTTATGTCTTATTCTTGTTCACCTGCGgaattcctctcttcctcttggaGACATCTTTGGGTCAATTCACCAGTCAGGGTGGAATCACTTGTTGGAGGAAAATTTGCCCACTATTTGAAG GCTTGGGTTATGGAAGTCAAGTCGTTGTTTTATACTCTGGGGTGTATTACATCGTCATTCTGGCTTGGGCATTCCTCTACCTGTTCTCTTCCTTCAGCTCTGAACTGCCCTGGGCTAGCTGTCAAAACAGTTGGAATACAG ACAACTGCTTTGAACATGACAAAAATAACACAGATCATCTCCTTGGGAAGACAAAATCATCGGACGTAGAATTCTGGGA GAGAAGGATATTGGGTTTATCAGGAGGAATTGAGGAGATAGGAAATATTCGTTGGGAACTGGCACTGTGTCTCCTACTGTGCTGGATCATCTGTTACTTCTGTGTCTGGAATGGAGTGAAGTCAACAGGAAAG GTGGTTTACTTCACTGCCACCTTCCCCTATGTGATGCTGGGGGTGTTGCTAGTCCGCGGACTCACACTGCCAGGGGCCATAGATGGTATCAAGTTCTACCTGTATCCTGACCCAGCCCGTCTTGCTGACCCTCAG GTATGGATGGATGCTGGGAGCCAGATATTTTACTCTTATGGACTTTGCACTGGTGTTTTGACAGCTTTAGGGAGCTACAACAAGTATAATAACAACTGCTACAG aGACTGTATATACCTCTGCCTCCTAAACAGTTTGACCAGCTTTGTTGCTGGTTTTGCCATCTTCTCTGTGCTGGGTTTCATGGCTTATGAGCAAGATACTGACATCTCAATGGTGGCTGAATCAG GTCCTGGCTTAGCATTCATTGCCTATCCTCGTGCAGTGGCCATGATGCCAGTACCTCAGCTTTGGGCTACTTTTTTCTTCATTATGATAATCTTACTTGGATTGGACAGCGAG TTTGTGAATTATGAGTCCTTGGTCACAGCTATCTCCGATAtgtatccttcctttttccgcCTTGGTTACCGTCGTAAACTCCTCCTACTTGTCATGTGTGTGGGGAGCTTCCTCCTTGGCCTACTGATGATCACAGAA GGTGGACTGTACGTGTTTCAGCTGTTTGACTATTACGCTTGTAGTGGAAGCACTCTTCTGTTCTTTGCCATTTTCCAGTCTGTTTGTATTGGATGGATATATG GTGCAGACCGCCTAAACGATAACATAAAGGACATGATTGGCTACCATCCTTTGGCATTCATAAAATATTGTTGGCAGTACATCACACCAGCTATCTGTATT GTCAAACATACCCCTGTCCAATTTAACAACAACTATGAGTACCCCTGGTGGGGCTATGCCATTGGTGGGTTTCTTACACTCTCGTCAACGCTCATTGTTCCTTTCTGGATGCTGTACTGTATTTCTACCACCCCTGGCACGCTCAGACAG AGGATTGCAAAGCTATGCACTCCTGCAGAGGACCTGCCTAAAATATCTCCAAATAAGGCCTTAAACCCTGCAGCATTCCAGACATTTACAGAATTGTGTACACTGCGAATAATAGAAACAACTAGTTCCAGGTAA
- the slc6a22.2 gene encoding solute carrier family 6 member 22, tandem duplicate 2 isoform X5: MLQKWRSSELPWASCQNSWNTDNCFEHDKNNTDHLLGKTKSSDVEFWERRILGLSGGIEEIGNIRWELALCLLLCWIICYFCVWNGVKSTGKVVYFTATFPYVMLGVLLVRGLTLPGAIDGIKFYLYPDPARLADPQVWMDAGSQIFYSYGLCTGVLTALGSYNKYNNNCYRDCIYLCLLNSLTSFVAGFAIFSVLGFMAYEQDTDISMVAESGPGLAFIAYPRAVAMMPVPQLWATFFFIMIILLGLDSEFVNYESLVTAISDMYPSFFRLGYRRKLLLLVMCVGSFLLGLLMITEGGLYVFQLFDYYACSGSTLLFFAIFQSVCIGWIYGADRLNDNIKDMIGYHPLAFIKYCWQYITPAICIATFIFSQVKHTPVQFNNNYEYPWWGYAIGGFLTLSSTLIVPFWMLYCISTTPGTLRQRIAKLCTPAEDLPKISPNKALNPAAFQTFTELCTLRIIETTSSR; encoded by the exons ATGCTACAAAAATGGAGGAG CTCTGAACTGCCCTGGGCTAGCTGTCAAAACAGTTGGAATACAG ACAACTGCTTTGAACATGACAAAAATAACACAGATCATCTCCTTGGGAAGACAAAATCATCGGACGTAGAATTCTGGGA GAGAAGGATATTGGGTTTATCAGGAGGAATTGAGGAGATAGGAAATATTCGTTGGGAACTGGCACTGTGTCTCCTACTGTGCTGGATCATCTGTTACTTCTGTGTCTGGAATGGAGTGAAGTCAACAGGAAAG GTGGTTTACTTCACTGCCACCTTCCCCTATGTGATGCTGGGGGTGTTGCTAGTCCGCGGACTCACACTGCCAGGGGCCATAGATGGTATCAAGTTCTACCTGTATCCTGACCCAGCCCGTCTTGCTGACCCTCAG GTATGGATGGATGCTGGGAGCCAGATATTTTACTCTTATGGACTTTGCACTGGTGTTTTGACAGCTTTAGGGAGCTACAACAAGTATAATAACAACTGCTACAG aGACTGTATATACCTCTGCCTCCTAAACAGTTTGACCAGCTTTGTTGCTGGTTTTGCCATCTTCTCTGTGCTGGGTTTCATGGCTTATGAGCAAGATACTGACATCTCAATGGTGGCTGAATCAG GTCCTGGCTTAGCATTCATTGCCTATCCTCGTGCAGTGGCCATGATGCCAGTACCTCAGCTTTGGGCTACTTTTTTCTTCATTATGATAATCTTACTTGGATTGGACAGCGAG TTTGTGAATTATGAGTCCTTGGTCACAGCTATCTCCGATAtgtatccttcctttttccgcCTTGGTTACCGTCGTAAACTCCTCCTACTTGTCATGTGTGTGGGGAGCTTCCTCCTTGGCCTACTGATGATCACAGAA GGTGGACTGTACGTGTTTCAGCTGTTTGACTATTACGCTTGTAGTGGAAGCACTCTTCTGTTCTTTGCCATTTTCCAGTCTGTTTGTATTGGATGGATATATG GTGCAGACCGCCTAAACGATAACATAAAGGACATGATTGGCTACCATCCTTTGGCATTCATAAAATATTGTTGGCAGTACATCACACCAGCTATCTGTATT GCCACATTTATTTTCTCCCAGGTCAAACATACCCCTGTCCAATTTAACAACAACTATGAGTACCCCTGGTGGGGCTATGCCATTGGTGGGTTTCTTACACTCTCGTCAACGCTCATTGTTCCTTTCTGGATGCTGTACTGTATTTCTACCACCCCTGGCACGCTCAGACAG AGGATTGCAAAGCTATGCACTCCTGCAGAGGACCTGCCTAAAATATCTCCAAATAAGGCCTTAAACCCTGCAGCATTCCAGACATTTACAGAATTGTGTACACTGCGAATAATAGAAACAACTAGTTCCAGGTAA
- the slc6a22.2 gene encoding solute carrier family 6 member 22, tandem duplicate 2 isoform X4, with protein MEETSLGQFTSQGGITCWRKICPLFEGLGYGSQVVVLYSGVYYIVILAWAFLYLFSSFSSELPWASCQNSWNTDNCFEHDKNNTDHLLGKTKSSDVEFWERRILGLSGGIEEIGNIRWELALCLLLCWIICYFCVWNGVKSTGKVVYFTATFPYVMLGVLLVRGLTLPGAIDGIKFYLYPDPARLADPQVWMDAGSQIFYSYGLCTGVLTALGSYNKYNNNCYRDCIYLCLLNSLTSFVAGFAIFSVLGFMAYEQDTDISMVAESGPGLAFIAYPRAVAMMPVPQLWATFFFIMIILLGLDSEFVNYESLVTAISDMYPSFFRLGYRRKLLLLVMCVGSFLLGLLMITEGGLYVFQLFDYYACSGSTLLFFAIFQSVCIGWIYGADRLNDNIKDMIGYHPLAFIKYCWQYITPAICIATFIFSQVKHTPVQFNNNYEYPWWGYAIGGFLTLSSTLIVPFWMLYCISTTPGTLRQRIAKLCTPAEDLPKISPNKALNPAAFQTFTELCTLRIIETTSSR; from the exons ATGGAGGAG ACATCTTTGGGTCAATTCACCAGTCAGGGTGGAATCACTTGTTGGAGGAAAATTTGCCCACTATTTGAAG GCTTGGGTTATGGAAGTCAAGTCGTTGTTTTATACTCTGGGGTGTATTACATCGTCATTCTGGCTTGGGCATTCCTCTACCTGTTCTCTTCCTTCAGCTCTGAACTGCCCTGGGCTAGCTGTCAAAACAGTTGGAATACAG ACAACTGCTTTGAACATGACAAAAATAACACAGATCATCTCCTTGGGAAGACAAAATCATCGGACGTAGAATTCTGGGA GAGAAGGATATTGGGTTTATCAGGAGGAATTGAGGAGATAGGAAATATTCGTTGGGAACTGGCACTGTGTCTCCTACTGTGCTGGATCATCTGTTACTTCTGTGTCTGGAATGGAGTGAAGTCAACAGGAAAG GTGGTTTACTTCACTGCCACCTTCCCCTATGTGATGCTGGGGGTGTTGCTAGTCCGCGGACTCACACTGCCAGGGGCCATAGATGGTATCAAGTTCTACCTGTATCCTGACCCAGCCCGTCTTGCTGACCCTCAG GTATGGATGGATGCTGGGAGCCAGATATTTTACTCTTATGGACTTTGCACTGGTGTTTTGACAGCTTTAGGGAGCTACAACAAGTATAATAACAACTGCTACAG aGACTGTATATACCTCTGCCTCCTAAACAGTTTGACCAGCTTTGTTGCTGGTTTTGCCATCTTCTCTGTGCTGGGTTTCATGGCTTATGAGCAAGATACTGACATCTCAATGGTGGCTGAATCAG GTCCTGGCTTAGCATTCATTGCCTATCCTCGTGCAGTGGCCATGATGCCAGTACCTCAGCTTTGGGCTACTTTTTTCTTCATTATGATAATCTTACTTGGATTGGACAGCGAG TTTGTGAATTATGAGTCCTTGGTCACAGCTATCTCCGATAtgtatccttcctttttccgcCTTGGTTACCGTCGTAAACTCCTCCTACTTGTCATGTGTGTGGGGAGCTTCCTCCTTGGCCTACTGATGATCACAGAA GGTGGACTGTACGTGTTTCAGCTGTTTGACTATTACGCTTGTAGTGGAAGCACTCTTCTGTTCTTTGCCATTTTCCAGTCTGTTTGTATTGGATGGATATATG GTGCAGACCGCCTAAACGATAACATAAAGGACATGATTGGCTACCATCCTTTGGCATTCATAAAATATTGTTGGCAGTACATCACACCAGCTATCTGTATT GCCACATTTATTTTCTCCCAGGTCAAACATACCCCTGTCCAATTTAACAACAACTATGAGTACCCCTGGTGGGGCTATGCCATTGGTGGGTTTCTTACACTCTCGTCAACGCTCATTGTTCCTTTCTGGATGCTGTACTGTATTTCTACCACCCCTGGCACGCTCAGACAG AGGATTGCAAAGCTATGCACTCCTGCAGAGGACCTGCCTAAAATATCTCCAAATAAGGCCTTAAACCCTGCAGCATTCCAGACATTTACAGAATTGTGTACACTGCGAATAATAGAAACAACTAGTTCCAGGTAA
- the LOC124470784 gene encoding green-sensitive opsin-1-like, with protein MNGTEGDNFYIPMSNRTGLVRNPYFYTQYYLAEPWKFKALAAYMFLLICFGFPINGLTLLVTAQNKKLQQPLNFILVNLAFAGLIMVIFGFTVSFYCSLQGYLVLGELGCQIEGFMATLGGQVSLWSLVVLAIERYIVVCKPMGSFKFGNNHAFAGVGFTWFMASTCAIPPLVGWSRYIPEALQVSCGPDYYTLNPVYNNESFVLYMFSCHFCVPVTTIFFTYGNLVATVKAAAASQQDSASTQKAEREVTRMCILMVCGFLLAWVPYASFAAWIFFNRGASFSAQAMAIPSFFSKTSALFNPVIYVLMNKQFRNCMLTTLFCGKNPLGDEESSQVSTSKTEVSSVAPA; from the exons ATGAACGGCACAGAGGGTGACAATTTTTACATCCCCATGTCCAACAGGACTGGACTTGTGAGGAACCCTTACTTTTACACTCAATACTACTTGGCTGAACCATGGAAGTTCAAGGCACTTGCTGCCTACATGTTTTTATTGATCTGTTTTGGCTTCCCCATCAATGGTCTGACACTGTTGGTTACAGCTCAGAACAAGAAACTCCAGCAACCTCTTAACTTTATCCTGGTAAACCTGGCCTTTGCAGGACTGATCATGGTTATTTTTGGATTCACAGTGAGCTTCTATTGCTCACTGCAAGGTTACTTGGTTTTGGGAGAACTGGGCTGTCAAATTGAAGGCTTTATGGCTACACTTGGAG GTCAAGTTTCCCTGTGGTCTCTTGTGGTATTGGCTATTGAGAGATACATTGTTGTCTGCAAGCCTATGGGGAGCTTTAAGTTTGGGAACAACCATGCTTTTGCAGGAGTTGGATTTACTTGGTTCATGGCATCAACTTGTGCTATACCCCCATTGGTCGGCTGGTCAAG GTACATTCCAGAGGCACTGCAGGTATCTTGTGGGCCAGACTACTATACATTGAACCCTGTCTACAACAACGAATCGTTTGTCCTCTACATGTTCAGTTGTCACTTCTGTGTTCCCGTCACAACCATCTTCTTTACGTATGGAAATCTTGTGGCCACTGTCAAGGCG GCTGCTGCTTCCCAGCAAGATTCAGCATCAACCCAGAAAGCTGAGAGGGAAGTGACACGCATGTGCATTCTGATGGTCTGTGGTTTCCTTCTGGCCTGGGTCCCGTATGCCAGCTTTGCTGCATGGATCTTTTTTAATAGAGGAGCTTCCTTCTCTGCCCAGGCTATGGCAATCCCTTCTTTCTTTTCTAAGACATCTGCTTTGTTCAACCCTGTTATCTATGTACTGATGAATAAACAG ttCCGTAACTGCATGCTCACCACCTTATTCTGTGGCAAGAACCCTCTTGGTGACGAGGAGTCATCTCAGGTGTCAACAAGCAAGACAGAAGTGTCCTCTGTGGCTCCAGCATAG
- the LOC124470760 gene encoding green-sensitive opsin-4-like, whose translation MNGTEGNNFYIPMSNRTGLVRSPFEYPQYYLAEPWQFKLLAFYMFILICLGLPINGLTLVVTAQHKKLRQPLNFILVNLSVAGTIMVVFGFTVTFYTSLFGYFVLGPLGCAIEGFMATLGGQVSLWSLVVLAIERYIVVCKPMGSFKFGANHAFAGCAFTWFMASTCAVPPLVGWSRYIPEGMQCSCGPDYYTLSPGYNNESYVMYMFSCHFCVPVTTIFFTYGNLVCTVKAAAASQQDSASTQKAEREVTRMCVLMVLGFLVAWTPYASFAAWIFFNKGAAFSATAMAIPAFFSKSSALFNPVIYVLMNKQFRNCMLTTVFCGKNPLGDEESSQVSTSKTEVSSVAPA comes from the exons ATGAACGGCACGGAGGGAAACAACTTTTACATCCCCATGTCCAACAGGACCGGGCTGGTCAGGAGTCCTTTTGAATACCCACAGTATTACTTGGCGGAGCCATGGCAATTCAAGCTTCTTGCTTTCTACATGTTTATCCTGATCTGTTTAGGCCTTCCCATCAATGGTCTCACATTGGTGGTTACAGCTCAGCACAAGAAGCTCCGGCAACCTCTTAACTTTATCCTGGTCAACTTGTCTGTGGCTGGAACAATTATGGTTGTCTTTGGATTCACCGTCACCTTCTACACCTCTTTGTTTGGCTACTTTGTTTTGGGACCACTGGGCTGTGCAATTGAAGGCTTCATGGCAACCCTTGGAG GTCAGGTTTCTCTGTGGTCTCTTGTGGTCCTGGCTATTGAGAGATACATTGTGGTCTGCAAGCCCATGGGCAGCTTTAAGTTTGGGGCCAACCATGCTTTCGCAGGCTGTGCGTTCACCTGGTTCATGGCAAGCACTTGTGCTGTTCCCCCATTGGTCGGCTGGTCAAG GTACATTCCTGAGGGCATGCAGTGCTCCTGTGGTCCTGACTACTATACCCTGAGCCCAGGCTACAACAACGAGTCCTATGTCATGTACATGTTCAGCTGCCACTTCTGTGTTCCAGTCACCACAATCTTCTTCACCTATGGAAACCTTGTCTGCACAGTCAAAGCG GCTGCAGCTTCCCAGCAGGACTCAGCATCTACCCAGAAGGCTGAAAGGGAAGTGACACGTATGTGTGTCCTGATGGTCTTGGGCTTCCTGGTTGCCTGGACGCCCTATGCCAGCTTTGCTGCATGGATCTTCTTCAACAAAGGTGCTGCCTTCTCAGCCACTGCAATGGCTATTCCAGCCTTCTTTTCAAAAAGTTCAGCCTTGTTCAATCCTGTCATCTATGTCCTGATGAATAAACAG TTCCGTAACTGCATGCTCACCACCGTGTTCTGTGGCAAGAACCCTCTTGGTGACGAGGAGTCCTCTCAGGTGTCAACAAGCAAGACAGAAGTGTCCTCTGTGGCTCCAGCATAA